The Micromonospora sp. NBC_00421 genome contains a region encoding:
- a CDS encoding acyl-CoA dehydrogenase family protein yields MDKVHEAESLPKEELVTITETPTREEILSRVAKAEPVLREHVAWSEENRRLHEATVEAMAEAGIFRMRVPKRYGGYECDGATLVEVGTALGRIDGSVGWVAMVNWIPTYLVCMFPDEVQDEVFSIPDVRVCGTNAPKGTMVPVEGGYILNGRWPFVSGAHHAHWMEAAAVILRDGAEPEPVMTMVPMSDMELVDDWHTTGLRGSGSITTVATNVFLPAERVIPLGAALGPDTLSATNRNIPIYSTPATLVAAVSGVGMLAGLAKAARDTFFDRLPDRKIIYTDYPSQAEAPLTHLRVGSATHKIDQAVFHARRIAEVVDHKAFSGEAWTVEERVRVRADQGEAARLAKEVADIFQMASGGTSIYTDVPIQRIVRDITSAALHGLVVPDVNTELYGRVLCGLEPNTLYM; encoded by the coding sequence ATGGACAAGGTCCACGAGGCGGAGAGCCTGCCCAAGGAGGAACTGGTGACGATTACCGAAACCCCCACGCGCGAGGAGATCCTCAGCCGCGTCGCCAAGGCCGAGCCGGTGCTGCGGGAGCACGTGGCCTGGTCGGAGGAGAACCGCCGCCTGCACGAGGCGACGGTCGAGGCGATGGCCGAGGCCGGCATCTTCCGGATGCGGGTGCCCAAGCGCTACGGCGGCTACGAGTGCGACGGCGCGACGCTTGTCGAGGTCGGCACGGCGCTGGGCCGCATCGACGGCTCCGTGGGCTGGGTCGCGATGGTGAACTGGATTCCCACGTACCTGGTCTGCATGTTTCCCGACGAGGTGCAGGACGAGGTGTTCTCGATTCCGGACGTGCGGGTCTGTGGCACCAACGCCCCCAAGGGCACGATGGTCCCGGTCGAGGGCGGCTACATCCTCAACGGCCGGTGGCCCTTCGTCAGTGGCGCGCACCACGCGCACTGGATGGAGGCGGCGGCGGTCATTCTGCGCGACGGCGCCGAGCCGGAGCCGGTCATGACCATGGTGCCGATGTCCGACATGGAGCTCGTCGACGACTGGCACACCACCGGGCTGCGCGGCTCGGGCAGCATCACGACGGTGGCCACGAACGTCTTCCTCCCCGCCGAGCGGGTCATCCCGCTGGGTGCCGCGCTGGGCCCGGACACGCTGTCGGCGACCAACCGGAACATCCCGATCTACTCCACTCCGGCCACGCTGGTCGCCGCGGTCTCCGGGGTCGGCATGCTGGCCGGGCTGGCGAAGGCGGCCCGGGACACCTTCTTCGACCGGTTGCCCGACCGGAAGATCATCTACACCGACTACCCGAGCCAGGCCGAGGCCCCGCTGACCCACCTACGGGTCGGCTCCGCCACCCACAAGATCGACCAGGCGGTGTTCCACGCCCGGCGGATCGCCGAGGTCGTCGACCACAAGGCGTTCAGCGGCGAGGCGTGGACGGTCGAGGAGCGGGTCCGGGTACGCGCCGACCAGGGCGAAGCGGCGCGACTGGCCAAGGAGGTCGCCGACATCTTCCAGATGGCCAGCGGCGGCACCTCCATCTACACCGACGTCCCGATCCAGCGCATCGTGCGGGACATCACCTCCGCCGCGCTGCACGGCCTCGTCGTCCCCGACGTCAACACCGAGCTGTACGGCAGGGTGCTGTGCGGACTGGAGCCCAACACCCTCTACATGTGA
- a CDS encoding cellulase family glycosylhydrolase: MKSTLRKVQFALLSGVLALAGSTAVLASSASADSMAPLNATQLVADMGAGWNLGNALEANANGIPSETAWGNPVVTQAFIDRVKAAGFKTIRIPVSYLGNIGSAPNYTISSAWLNRIKEIVDYAYGRGLYVLINMHGDGYKTITGSWLICDSSNQTTIRDKYQKVWQQIATRFQSYGEHLILESMNEEFDGQYGNPTQPCYSNINAYNQIFVDTVRRTGGNNTSRWLLVPGWNTNIDYTVGNYGFVLPTDQYRSTSVPANEQRLMISVHYYDPWDFAGEENGTITQWGPAATNPARKSTWGQQDFMDAQLKKVRDTFVSRGYPVFVGEYGSVDKTAADSTNNRYRADYARTLVSTAKKYGAATAYWDNGYNGAYGFGLFNRSNATVTQQGIIDAIMSGVGSTTPTTPPTTTPPTSTPPTTTPAPTTAAPTTTPPSGGRSCSASYTVTGQWQGGFQAEVRVTAGSSAISGWTATWTFANGQQVTQAWGATVTASGATVTARNVGYNGAISAGGSTTFGFLGSASGTNGVPSLSCAAS; this comes from the coding sequence GTGAAGTCCACACTGAGAAAGGTCCAGTTCGCCTTGCTCTCCGGCGTACTGGCGCTGGCCGGATCCACAGCCGTGCTGGCGAGTTCCGCATCGGCTGACAGCATGGCCCCACTGAACGCCACCCAACTCGTCGCCGACATGGGGGCGGGCTGGAATCTGGGGAACGCCCTGGAGGCCAACGCCAACGGGATCCCCAGCGAGACGGCCTGGGGCAACCCGGTCGTGACGCAGGCCTTCATCGACCGGGTGAAGGCGGCGGGATTCAAGACGATCCGCATCCCGGTCTCCTACCTGGGAAACATCGGGTCCGCCCCCAACTACACGATCAGCTCCGCCTGGCTGAACCGGATCAAGGAAATCGTCGACTACGCCTACGGTCGCGGTCTGTATGTGCTGATCAACATGCATGGCGACGGCTACAAGACCATCACCGGCTCGTGGTTGATCTGCGACTCGTCCAACCAGACGACGATCAGGGACAAGTACCAGAAGGTCTGGCAGCAGATCGCGACCAGGTTCCAGAGCTACGGCGAGCACCTCATCCTCGAGTCCATGAACGAGGAGTTCGACGGACAGTACGGCAATCCCACCCAACCGTGCTACTCGAACATCAACGCCTACAACCAGATCTTCGTGGACACGGTCCGCCGGACCGGCGGGAACAACACCTCCCGCTGGCTGCTCGTCCCCGGCTGGAACACCAACATCGACTACACCGTGGGCAACTACGGCTTCGTGCTGCCGACGGACCAGTACCGGTCGACGTCCGTTCCCGCCAACGAGCAGCGGCTCATGATCTCCGTGCACTACTACGACCCCTGGGACTTCGCCGGCGAGGAGAACGGCACCATCACGCAGTGGGGGCCGGCCGCCACCAATCCGGCACGGAAGTCGACCTGGGGCCAGCAGGACTTCATGGACGCGCAGCTGAAGAAGGTACGCGACACCTTCGTCTCGCGTGGCTACCCGGTCTTCGTCGGTGAATACGGTTCGGTCGACAAGACGGCCGCCGACTCGACGAACAACCGTTACCGCGCGGACTACGCGCGCACCCTGGTGTCCACCGCCAAGAAGTACGGGGCGGCCACCGCCTACTGGGACAACGGCTACAACGGGGCGTACGGGTTCGGGCTGTTCAACCGCAGCAACGCCACGGTCACCCAGCAGGGCATCATCGACGCCATCATGAGCGGCGTCGGCAGCACCACCCCGACGACGCCGCCGACCACCACCCCACCGACCAGCACCCCACCGACGACCACCCCGGCACCGACCACCGCCGCGCCGACGACCACGCCGCCGTCGGGCGGGCGGTCCTGTTCGGCGTCGTACACGGTGACCGGCCAGTGGCAGGGCGGCTTCCAGGCCGAGGTACGGGTGACCGCCGGCAGCTCGGCGATCAGCGGTTGGACGGCGACCTGGACCTTCGCGAACGGACAACAGGTGACGCAGGCGTGGGGCGCGACGGTCACCGCCAGCGGCGCGACGGTCACCGCCCGAAACGTCGGTTACAACGGTGCGATCAGTGCCGGCGGGAGCACGACCTTCGGCTTCCTGGGATCGGCGAGCGGCACCAACGGCGTACCGTCGTTGTCCTGCGCGGCGAGCTGA
- a CDS encoding carboxymuconolactone decarboxylase family protein, giving the protein MAHIDLGLDETQYPGISGLMHYRPETAKALNALAEALLHAPHPTLGAGERELIAAYVSGLNDCTFCCSSHSAFAAAQLDGGMPLVVQVRTDPDTAEVSAKLRGLLRIAAAVQSGGRQVSTALVDAARAEGATDLEIHDTVLIAAAFCMFNRYVDGLGTRLPEDPVAYTETAQRIKVGGYVGSA; this is encoded by the coding sequence GTGGCACACATCGATCTGGGTCTGGACGAGACGCAGTACCCGGGGATCAGCGGGCTCATGCACTACCGACCGGAGACCGCCAAGGCGCTCAACGCCCTGGCCGAGGCGCTGCTGCACGCCCCGCACCCCACTCTCGGCGCCGGCGAGCGGGAGCTGATCGCGGCGTACGTCTCCGGGCTGAACGACTGCACGTTCTGCTGCTCGTCGCACTCGGCATTCGCCGCCGCCCAGCTCGACGGCGGCATGCCGTTGGTGGTCCAGGTCCGGACGGACCCGGACACGGCCGAGGTCTCCGCGAAGCTGCGCGGCCTGCTGCGGATCGCCGCCGCGGTCCAGTCCGGCGGGCGCCAGGTGAGCACCGCGCTTGTCGACGCGGCACGCGCCGAGGGCGCGACCGACCTGGAGATCCACGACACGGTGCTGATCGCCGCCGCGTTCTGCATGTTCAACCGCTACGTCGACGGGCTCGGCACCCGACTGCCGGAGGACCCGGTGGCCTACACCGAGACCGCGCAGCGAATCAAGGTCGGCGGATACGTGGGCTCGGCCTGA
- a CDS encoding prolyl oligopeptidase family serine peptidase: protein MSTSVTRRTVLAGGAGAAVGLALPGPAAHADGHRPTGVSFTLDARTLDGGEQVTSVTLDTGRLGPIDPAGLHPGTFTVHAKATSPIPIAPGDLIFSEYDLDRTVTAARLDRHGNIVLDLSHAEGQLGGGTLGYIVSRGRNVRLDLVYTIRQNIPLVRRHGPPVTITGFAQGRLSNPEVDAFSHHVSGSGLKYRLYSPKRSPRRGRLPLILWLHGAGEGASLPDDYYDNETTLRANRGALGFATPEAQRIFSDAYVVAPQSTSYWMEDGPRFAPLIREIVEDLVHRERVDPDRIYVAGCSNGGYMSLEMTVACPDLFAASVPVCGVVEPLGGEGPPLITDAELAKIHTPTWLVTSRDDDTVPPETNTVHAHHLIPGSLITLYDHVVWDGYRFPGHWSWIYVARNDPSLDGTRIWQWMARRHR, encoded by the coding sequence ATGTCCACGTCTGTCACTCGCCGCACCGTCCTGGCCGGCGGCGCCGGCGCCGCTGTCGGCCTGGCACTGCCCGGCCCTGCCGCCCACGCCGACGGCCACCGTCCCACCGGTGTGAGCTTCACCCTCGACGCGCGGACGCTCGACGGCGGCGAACAGGTCACCTCGGTCACCCTCGACACCGGCCGGCTCGGGCCGATCGACCCCGCCGGGCTCCACCCCGGCACGTTCACCGTGCACGCCAAGGCCACCAGCCCGATCCCGATCGCTCCCGGCGATCTGATCTTCAGCGAGTACGACCTGGACCGCACGGTGACCGCAGCCCGGCTCGACCGGCACGGAAACATCGTGCTCGACCTGAGCCATGCCGAAGGTCAACTCGGCGGTGGCACCCTCGGCTACATCGTGAGCAGGGGCCGCAACGTCCGGCTGGACCTCGTCTACACCATCAGGCAGAACATCCCGCTCGTCCGGCGTCACGGCCCACCGGTCACCATCACCGGCTTCGCGCAGGGGCGGCTGTCGAACCCCGAGGTGGACGCCTTCAGCCACCACGTCTCGGGCTCGGGCCTGAAGTACCGGTTGTACTCCCCGAAGCGGTCCCCCCGCCGCGGTCGGCTGCCGCTGATCCTCTGGCTGCACGGTGCCGGCGAGGGCGCCTCACTGCCCGACGACTACTACGACAACGAGACCACGCTGCGCGCCAACCGCGGCGCGTTGGGCTTCGCCACCCCGGAGGCGCAACGGATCTTCTCCGACGCGTACGTCGTCGCTCCCCAGAGCACCTCCTACTGGATGGAGGACGGTCCCCGGTTCGCCCCGCTGATCCGCGAGATCGTCGAGGACCTCGTCCACCGCGAGCGCGTCGACCCCGACCGGATCTACGTGGCCGGGTGCAGCAACGGCGGCTACATGTCCCTGGAGATGACCGTCGCCTGCCCCGACCTGTTCGCCGCGTCGGTGCCGGTCTGCGGCGTCGTCGAGCCACTCGGCGGAGAGGGCCCGCCGCTGATCACCGACGCGGAGCTGGCGAAGATCCACACCCCGACCTGGCTGGTCACCTCACGCGACGACGACACCGTGCCGCCCGAGACCAACACGGTCCACGCCCACCACCTCATCCCGGGATCACTGATAACCCTGTACGACCACGTCGTCTGGGACGGCTACCGGTTCCCCGGTCACTGGTCCTGGATCTACGTGGCCCGCAACGACCCGAGCCTCGACGGCACCCGCATCTGGCAGTGGATGGCCCGCCGCCACCGGTGA
- a CDS encoding extracellular solute-binding protein has translation MSEQYSRRSFLSGVLTCGALSASAVYLLPGGHRPPPVELRLATGADPTGARKLLMDMWNQANPDTPVRFTDEVEGGSGDERKRLLTAAQNGSADILNLDIVDIPEFAAQKLITPIRLTDPNFLTSVKDLHQVADAPNSYWAAPLNTDVGMLFWRNPAAEQPDKVTLSLVLDTFATAGKRSFVGQLSPNSSNYNEGFLVNVLEHAMSVDPELLSANGEILFELKPWQKALQPLRAAIEAKKVTLSSDENASLNTFVQARPTFMRNWPVKYRELQQRKDPDLLAGKIQVDPLRPGVLGGQSLALVRTCPHPDHALRFINFMTGAAAQKILAGHGFAPTLADAYNDRNLQAVIPHLEALRGAVENARPRPMHPEYRAFAEVFVDHTNQMLTGESDLTSEFIAAMKAALE, from the coding sequence ATGTCCGAGCAGTACTCGCGGCGCTCCTTTCTCAGCGGGGTGCTGACCTGCGGCGCGCTGAGCGCCTCAGCGGTCTACCTGCTACCCGGCGGACATCGCCCACCACCGGTCGAGCTCCGACTCGCCACCGGCGCCGACCCCACCGGGGCCCGCAAGCTGCTGATGGACATGTGGAACCAGGCCAACCCCGACACCCCGGTCCGGTTCACCGACGAGGTCGAGGGCGGATCCGGCGACGAACGCAAGAGACTGTTGACGGCAGCCCAGAACGGCAGTGCCGACATCCTCAACCTGGACATCGTCGACATCCCCGAGTTCGCCGCGCAGAAGCTGATCACCCCGATCCGGCTGACCGACCCGAACTTCCTGACGTCGGTGAAGGATCTCCACCAGGTCGCCGACGCCCCGAACAGCTACTGGGCCGCGCCGCTGAACACCGATGTCGGCATGTTGTTCTGGCGCAATCCCGCGGCCGAGCAGCCCGACAAGGTGACGTTGTCGCTCGTGCTCGACACCTTCGCCACCGCCGGTAAGCGCTCGTTCGTCGGCCAGCTAAGTCCCAACTCGTCGAACTACAACGAGGGTTTCCTGGTCAACGTCCTGGAGCACGCCATGTCCGTGGACCCTGAACTGCTGAGCGCGAACGGCGAGATCCTGTTCGAGCTGAAGCCCTGGCAGAAGGCGCTGCAACCGTTGCGGGCGGCCATCGAGGCCAAGAAGGTCACGCTCTCCAGCGACGAGAACGCGAGCCTGAACACGTTCGTGCAGGCCAGACCGACGTTCATGCGTAACTGGCCGGTGAAGTACCGCGAACTCCAGCAGCGTAAGGACCCCGACCTGTTGGCCGGAAAGATCCAGGTGGACCCGCTGAGGCCCGGGGTGCTCGGCGGCCAGAGCCTCGCACTCGTGCGCACCTGCCCCCACCCCGACCACGCCCTCCGGTTCATCAACTTCATGACCGGCGCAGCAGCCCAGAAGATCCTCGCCGGGCACGGCTTCGCCCCGACCTTGGCCGACGCGTACAACGACAGGAACCTCCAGGCGGTCATCCCACACCTGGAAGCACTACGGGGTGCGGTGGAGAATGCCCGGCCCCGGCCGATGCACCCCGAATACCGCGCGTTCGCCGAGGTCTTCGTCGACCACACCAACCAGATGCTGACCGGTGAGTCCGACCTGACCTCGGAGTTCATCGCCGCCATGAAGGCGGCACTCGAATAA
- a CDS encoding maleylpyruvate isomerase N-terminal domain-containing protein, with protein sequence MSVTPYQWRRVRTSVPVVLGRLLDLVGEAPPDRPATAHWTVADTMAHLCSVAAMGLALVRSAPPDLPVPDLLELRRRTTVDTISVMNAEVLRHFTERRLPVLAERLRADVEEVLRAADDAGPEHEVSWLGGARLPVAGLLAHLLNELNLHAWDIARALGRRWAVDPADAALFVDLFMIGMTRRGYGRLLDRDGPAHPGPISVNFRHRFGPEVTMALIDGRVTVAPTKRRPDVRLSFDPATFTLMLFGRVPRVRAVLGGAVRVGGRRPWLLPIFLRTMRLPS encoded by the coding sequence ATGTCGGTCACTCCGTACCAGTGGCGTCGCGTCCGTACCTCCGTGCCCGTCGTCCTCGGGCGGCTGCTCGACCTCGTCGGCGAGGCCCCGCCGGATCGGCCCGCCACCGCGCACTGGACGGTGGCGGACACCATGGCCCACCTGTGCAGTGTCGCCGCGATGGGGCTGGCCCTGGTCCGGAGCGCCCCACCCGACCTGCCGGTGCCCGATCTGCTCGAGCTGCGCCGGCGCACCACCGTCGACACGATCTCGGTGATGAACGCCGAGGTGCTGCGGCACTTCACCGAGCGGCGGCTGCCGGTGCTGGCCGAAAGGTTGCGCGCCGACGTCGAGGAGGTGCTGCGGGCGGCCGACGACGCCGGACCGGAGCACGAGGTGTCCTGGCTGGGCGGGGCCCGGCTGCCGGTCGCCGGGCTGCTGGCCCACCTGCTCAACGAGCTGAACCTGCACGCCTGGGACATCGCCCGGGCACTCGGCCGACGTTGGGCCGTCGACCCCGCCGACGCCGCGCTCTTCGTCGACCTGTTCATGATCGGCATGACCCGCCGTGGCTACGGCCGGCTGCTGGACCGGGACGGCCCGGCGCATCCCGGACCGATCTCGGTGAACTTCCGGCACCGCTTCGGTCCCGAGGTGACCATGGCGCTGATCGACGGCCGGGTGACGGTGGCACCGACGAAGCGCCGTCCCGACGTCCGGCTCTCCTTCGATCCGGCCACCTTCACGCTGATGCTGTTCGGTCGGGTGCCCCGGGTACGCGCGGTCCTCGGTGGCGCGGTGCGGGTGGGCGGCCGGCGGCCCTGGCTGCTGCCGATCTTCCTGCGCACCATGCGCCTGCCGTCCTGA